A window from Pangasianodon hypophthalmus isolate fPanHyp1 chromosome 16, fPanHyp1.pri, whole genome shotgun sequence encodes these proteins:
- the prelid1b gene encoding PRELI domain containing 1b, with protein MGKYFFSETDIRSTWEQVLAAFWQRYPNPYSTHVLTEDVIFREVTPDNRLLSRRLLTKTNRLPRWAERIFPGNLSRSVYIVEDSVVDPSGRRLTTLTWNLNHSTLMTVVERCVFHGEQERPVWTRLTREAWISSGVFGLSRPIQEFGLSRFRSNQLKAMKGLEHALSKLQKSAAQGHHADASKDSPKKTENLTASTSSQKPQHYA; from the exons ATGGGGAAGTACTTCTTCAGCGAGACGGACATCAGGAGCACGTGGGAGCAGGTTCTGGCTGCGTTCTGGCAGAGATACCCGAATCCGTACAG tactCATGTTTTGACAGAGGATGTGATCTTTCGCGAGGTGACTCCGGATAACCGTCTCCTTTCCCGCCGTCTCCTCACAAAGACCAATCGGCTGCCCCGGTGGGCGGAGCGAATCTTCCCCGGGAATCTCTCGCGATCTGTTTACATCGTAGAGGATTCCGTCGTGGACCCCAGCGGCAGACGCCTCACTACGCTGACCTGGAACTTAAACCACTCCACGTTAATG ACAGTGGTGGAGCGATGTGTGTTTCATGGTGAGCAGGAGAGACCGGTATGGACACGTCTCACAAGAGAAGCCTGGATCTCATCAGGAGTGTTTGGACTGTCCAGGCCcatacag gaGTTTGGGTTGTCCAGGTTCAGGAGTAATCAGTTGAAGGCTATGAAGGGTCTGGAACACGCGCTTTCTAAACTACAGA AATCAGCAGCTCAGGGTCACCACGCTGACGCGTCTAAAGATTCCCCGAAGAAGACGGAGAACCTGACGGCTTCGACCAGTTCGCAAAAGCCGCAACACTACGCCTGA